In Opitutaceae bacterium TAV5, one genomic interval encodes:
- a CDS encoding methyltransferase, which yields MKILLVSPKTPDTFWSFQHVLRFVAKKAAFPPLGLLTVAAMLPRDWELRLVDLNVRSLDDADLRWADYVFLGAMIVHGESVREIARRCAALDRQIIAGGPLFTTGHENFPEIPHFVLGEAEMIMPEVIADLQRGAPQPLYRAPAFPALAGTPVPRWDLIRMKNYVTMSAQFSRGCPFDCEFCDIIVMNGRVPRTKSPEQFVAELEALRRCGWKDMVFVVDDNFIGNKARTRALLHAMIAWRERTRPQMGFLTEASINLADDADLLALMVTAGFRKVFVGIETPSAASLDECHKLQNRGRDLVAAVQVLQRSGLEVMGGFIVGFDSDTRDIFKQQFDFIQRSGVVTAMVGLLTALPRTRLYERLKREGRLLARSTGNNTDATLNFLPRLNRDYLESGYRELMRRLYEPGNYYRRIRIFLKTYHATGGRLRLSWADVSAFIKSFWLLGVWHRGRLAYCRFSLATLFRRPGQFRVAIELAIIGHHFRCVAARL from the coding sequence GTGAAAATACTTTTGGTCAGTCCAAAGACACCCGACACATTCTGGAGCTTCCAGCACGTGCTACGTTTCGTAGCGAAAAAAGCGGCCTTTCCGCCGCTCGGCCTGCTGACCGTCGCCGCCATGTTGCCGCGCGACTGGGAACTGCGGCTCGTCGATCTCAACGTCCGCTCCCTCGACGACGCCGACCTGCGCTGGGCCGACTACGTCTTTCTCGGCGCCATGATCGTGCACGGCGAATCCGTGCGGGAGATCGCCCGGCGCTGCGCCGCCCTCGACCGGCAGATCATCGCGGGCGGACCGCTCTTCACCACCGGCCACGAGAATTTTCCGGAAATTCCGCACTTCGTGCTGGGAGAGGCCGAGATGATCATGCCTGAAGTGATCGCCGACCTGCAACGCGGCGCGCCGCAACCTCTCTACCGGGCGCCCGCCTTCCCCGCCCTCGCCGGGACGCCCGTGCCGCGCTGGGACCTGATCCGGATGAAAAACTACGTGACGATGTCCGCGCAGTTTTCCCGCGGCTGCCCCTTCGACTGCGAATTCTGCGACATCATCGTGATGAACGGCCGCGTGCCGCGCACCAAGTCGCCCGAACAGTTCGTCGCCGAACTCGAGGCCCTGCGCCGGTGCGGCTGGAAGGACATGGTGTTTGTGGTGGACGACAATTTTATCGGCAACAAGGCGCGCACCCGCGCCCTCCTGCACGCCATGATCGCATGGCGCGAACGCACGCGGCCGCAGATGGGTTTCCTCACCGAGGCCTCGATCAACCTCGCCGACGACGCCGACCTGCTTGCCCTCATGGTCACGGCCGGCTTCCGCAAGGTGTTTGTCGGGATCGAGACGCCCTCGGCCGCGTCGCTCGACGAGTGTCACAAGCTGCAAAACCGCGGCCGCGATCTCGTCGCCGCGGTCCAGGTCCTGCAACGGTCCGGGCTCGAGGTCATGGGCGGCTTCATCGTCGGCTTCGACAGCGACACCCGCGACATCTTCAAGCAGCAGTTCGATTTCATCCAGCGTTCCGGCGTGGTGACGGCGATGGTCGGGCTGCTCACTGCCCTGCCGCGGACCCGGCTTTATGAGCGGCTGAAGCGCGAGGGCCGGCTTCTCGCCCGTTCCACAGGCAACAACACGGACGCCACGCTCAACTTCCTTCCCCGGCTCAATCGCGACTACCTCGAGTCCGGCTACCGCGAGCTGATGCGCCGGCTCTACGAACCCGGTAACTACTACCGGCGTATCCGCATTTTCCTGAAAACCTACCATGCGACAGGGGGACGACTGCGGTTGTCGTGGGCAGATGTGTCGGCGTTCATAAAATCGTTCTGGCTTCTCGGCGTCTGGCATCGCGGCCGCCTGGCCTACTGCCGGTTTTCCCTGGCCACCCTGTTCCGCCGTCCCGGCCAGTTTCGCGTGGCGATCGAGCTGGCGATCATCGGCCACCATTTCCGCTGCGTCGCCGCCCGGCTGTGA
- a CDS encoding CopY family transcriptional regulator, protein MKLKPEHLTRRERQIMDIIFSRSEATAADVQAALPEAPGYSAVRALLRILEEKGFLKHREDGPRYIYLPTQAPEQARRSALKRVVSTFFEGSLASAVAALVDADDGKLDPEELNRIEAIIKKARSR, encoded by the coding sequence ATGAAGTTGAAGCCCGAGCACCTCACCCGACGCGAACGCCAGATCATGGATATCATCTTCAGCCGGAGCGAAGCGACTGCAGCCGATGTTCAGGCCGCCCTGCCCGAGGCGCCCGGTTATTCTGCGGTGCGTGCCCTGTTGCGCATTCTCGAAGAAAAGGGCTTCCTGAAACACCGCGAGGACGGTCCGCGCTATATCTACCTGCCCACCCAGGCGCCGGAGCAGGCGAGGCGGTCGGCCTTGAAGCGGGTGGTCAGCACGTTTTTCGAAGGTTCGCTCGCCAGTGCGGTCGCCGCGCTGGTGGATGCGGACGATGGCAAGCTGGATCCGGAAGAACTGAACCGGATCGAGGCGATCATAAAAAAAGCCAGATCCCGATAA